The Benincasa hispida cultivar B227 chromosome 11, ASM972705v1, whole genome shotgun sequence genome has a segment encoding these proteins:
- the LOC120090161 gene encoding calcium-binding protein KRP1-like, protein MPHSTPTSSPRTHTQVLILNPISQSHSKMAFGAEQSGFQDWLPTMAQRLGGEGLIGELCNGFNLLMDREKGVIDFESLKRNAAALGLADLSDEDLRSMLREGDFDGDGALNQMEFCVLMFRLSPDLMDESWFLLEEALNQEFKDFC, encoded by the coding sequence ATGCCCCATTCCACTCCTACTTCTTCACCTCGAACTCACACCCAAGTCCTAATCCTTAATCCGATCTCACAATCTCACTCCAAAATGGCATTTGGCGCAGAGCAATCGGGATTCCAGGACTGGCTGCCGACGATGGCGCAGAGGCTTGGCGGCGAGGGGCTGATCGGGGAGCTTTGCAATGGTTTCAATCTTCTGATGGATAGAGAGAAGGGGGTGATCGATTTCGAGAGCTTAAAGAGGAACGCGGCGGCGCTAGGGCTGGCGGATCTGAGCGATGAGGATCTGAGATCAATGTTGAGGGAAGGGGATTTTGACGGCGATGGTGCTCTTAATCAGATGGAGTTTTGTGTTCTTATGTTTAGATTGAGCCCTGATTTGATGGATGAGTCATGGTTCTTGCTCGAGGAGGCTCTGAACCAAGAATTCAAGGATTTTTGTtga